The following coding sequences lie in one Thalassoglobus polymorphus genomic window:
- a CDS encoding TolB family protein, which produces MARLCVTLVLSCFISFTSLFADDETTQQEAKTLSNIQQVTMGLPRAGEGYFSPDGKTIVYQAYPVGYPFYQIYVQNLDERVPMRVSPGRGRTTCAYFTPDGKSLLFSSAHTHPELAKIEKDARDLAAAGGRRRYQWDFDEYMDIYVSNFNSKELTQLTNSKGYDAEASYSHDGKQIVFTSTRDGDPDLYIMNSDGTGVRQIVNQDGYDGGPFFSPDDKWIIFRSDRENEHMLQLYVVSVDGKHEFQLTNDPNTVNWAPYYHPSGEYIIWTRADYSRGPAGANFDLYTMNLDVSKDSVKAGKVTRITFHEKADVLPVFSPDGKKLMWTSSRTKDGSSQLWLADWKGLPK; this is translated from the coding sequence ATGGCTCGACTCTGTGTTACCCTCGTCCTCTCGTGTTTCATTAGCTTCACGTCCCTATTTGCGGATGACGAAACTACGCAACAGGAGGCGAAAACTCTTTCCAATATTCAGCAAGTCACAATGGGTTTGCCCCGTGCCGGTGAGGGCTACTTTTCTCCTGACGGGAAAACAATTGTTTATCAAGCCTATCCCGTTGGCTATCCCTTCTATCAGATCTATGTGCAGAATCTTGATGAACGTGTCCCGATGCGTGTCAGTCCAGGACGCGGACGGACGACATGTGCCTATTTCACTCCTGACGGGAAGTCACTACTTTTTTCATCTGCACATACTCACCCTGAGCTTGCGAAAATTGAAAAGGATGCACGTGATTTAGCAGCTGCTGGAGGGCGTCGTCGCTATCAATGGGATTTTGATGAGTACATGGATATCTATGTTTCCAACTTCAACAGCAAAGAACTCACGCAGCTGACGAATTCTAAAGGGTATGACGCCGAAGCCAGTTACTCTCACGATGGCAAGCAAATTGTGTTCACTTCGACAAGAGATGGTGATCCCGATCTCTACATCATGAACTCTGATGGAACTGGAGTTCGACAGATCGTTAATCAGGATGGATACGACGGCGGCCCCTTCTTCTCACCCGATGATAAGTGGATTATTTTTCGTTCAGATCGCGAGAACGAACACATGCTTCAGCTTTACGTCGTCTCGGTTGACGGAAAGCATGAATTCCAGCTCACGAACGATCCAAACACAGTCAACTGGGCCCCCTATTATCACCCATCAGGGGAATACATCATCTGGACAAGAGCAGACTATTCAAGAGGTCCTGCGGGAGCTAATTTCGACCTCTACACGATGAATCTTGACGTCAGCAAGGACTCTGTGAAAGCGGGGAAAGTCACACGCATCACCTTTCACGAAAAAGCAGACGTCCTCCCTGTCTTCAGCCCTGACGGCAAAAAACTGATGTGGACTTCCTCCCGAACCAAAGACGGTAGCAGCCAACTCTGGCTTGCTGACTGGAAAGGTCTCCCAAAATAA
- the rpsI gene encoding 30S ribosomal protein S9 yields MSTDSSNPELPQDDAAPEKPAAPEATIQEPEVPEVAAPAEPEVPAVEATEPTIASGLEIGSEAGEAVSEAEPIVNRNPVIRGKIDRYGVAWGTGRRKTAVARVRLKDGDGKVVINGRTLEEYFPILRDQKLIFAPLEAVDLKGKVDIIVNVKGGGPTGQTGAVVLGIARAIQVKSPELHPSLSSGGFLTRDSRMVERKKYGYKKARKSFQFSKR; encoded by the coding sequence ATGTCAACAGATTCATCAAATCCCGAACTCCCTCAAGATGATGCAGCACCAGAAAAGCCAGCTGCGCCTGAGGCCACAATTCAAGAGCCGGAAGTCCCCGAAGTCGCTGCTCCTGCAGAACCAGAGGTTCCCGCTGTTGAAGCTACTGAGCCAACCATTGCTTCCGGATTGGAGATTGGTAGCGAAGCTGGAGAAGCTGTTTCTGAGGCTGAACCAATTGTGAACCGCAATCCCGTGATTCGTGGAAAAATTGACCGCTACGGAGTTGCGTGGGGAACTGGTCGTCGAAAGACTGCTGTTGCTCGGGTTCGTTTGAAGGATGGTGACGGGAAAGTCGTTATCAATGGTCGTACTCTTGAAGAATACTTCCCGATTCTCCGCGATCAAAAACTGATCTTCGCCCCGCTGGAGGCAGTTGACCTCAAGGGTAAAGTAGACATCATCGTTAACGTCAAGGGCGGTGGTCCAACAGGTCAAACTGGGGCAGTTGTTCTGGGAATTGCACGTGCGATTCAAGTGAAAAGCCCAGAACTTCATCCTAGTCTCAGTTCAGGTGGCTTCCTGACTCGTGACAGCCGGATGGTTGAACGTAAGAAATACGGATATAAGAAAGCCCGTAAAAGCTTCCAGTTCTCAAAACGTTAA
- a CDS encoding HEAT repeat domain-containing protein translates to MTMMCIESTTFIWNLTFLPIFFWATTLFADSYGPYADFRQVDPTGRYYVVVKKLPGWGDDPGRGGRVRFDFVKTKPGTEPVTFEQNYFDRDKVHYLNFLNPNEKKNPKVKVREGDTLLGQGILNRAPGNILISSTGQGFVTLDVFGYNFADRKNLDSLVVVSKDGVVQHRKSLYDLYSVKEISQFNFTAGGVFWVEGGWIDEQQGSAVVISVITDTDHPSRIIRVVDLDSGEVSKGSSDEIVTALKKGIPRAMPFAIELAIELRMKNCTPYLANIYSSEEFGDDIRTYAAVGLALFGEMGSKEFLRESVTTQSTDSTRNSVKFAINHLNEIFGSDAPQLLREIACKTDNYVSHQFMKTPSKSIPILIEMIEDRKCPDGQLVAVHCLGRFGTEKAIPSLVKVFQKESNSSSRLKQYSAVALGEIGPASQAVLPHLQSIVEELEEELEKVDSKHQDKSYFSISSELQFELGQYREAIMKIESRK, encoded by the coding sequence ATGACAATGATGTGTATTGAGTCAACTACATTTATTTGGAATTTAACATTCCTCCCAATCTTTTTTTGGGCAACAACTCTCTTCGCGGATTCATATGGACCTTATGCTGATTTTCGGCAAGTTGATCCAACAGGTCGATATTATGTGGTTGTTAAGAAACTTCCTGGTTGGGGCGACGATCCAGGTCGAGGAGGCCGAGTAAGGTTCGACTTCGTCAAAACAAAACCTGGAACAGAACCCGTCACGTTTGAACAAAATTATTTCGACAGGGATAAAGTTCATTATCTCAATTTTCTGAATCCCAATGAGAAAAAGAATCCAAAAGTCAAAGTAAGAGAAGGCGACACTCTGCTTGGACAAGGAATTCTAAACCGCGCTCCCGGAAATATTCTGATTTCATCTACTGGCCAGGGATTCGTGACGCTCGATGTGTTTGGTTACAACTTCGCAGATCGAAAAAACCTGGACAGCTTGGTTGTCGTCTCTAAAGATGGCGTCGTTCAACATCGAAAGTCATTATATGACCTTTACTCAGTCAAAGAAATCTCTCAGTTCAATTTTACTGCTGGGGGAGTATTTTGGGTGGAAGGTGGCTGGATCGATGAACAGCAAGGGTCGGCTGTCGTAATCAGTGTAATTACAGATACTGATCATCCAAGTCGTATCATTCGCGTTGTTGATTTGGATTCTGGGGAGGTCAGCAAGGGATCATCGGACGAAATTGTCACTGCACTCAAGAAGGGAATCCCAAGGGCAATGCCGTTTGCAATTGAACTGGCAATCGAGTTACGGATGAAGAATTGCACACCCTATTTGGCTAACATTTATTCGAGTGAAGAATTTGGTGATGATATTCGAACCTATGCTGCCGTCGGGCTCGCACTGTTCGGTGAAATGGGAAGTAAAGAATTTTTGAGAGAATCTGTCACTACACAAAGCACTGACAGTACGCGTAATTCTGTGAAATTTGCGATTAACCATCTCAACGAGATTTTTGGCAGTGACGCCCCTCAATTGCTACGAGAGATTGCATGTAAAACCGACAACTACGTTTCTCATCAATTCATGAAAACTCCTTCAAAATCGATTCCAATTCTCATTGAAATGATTGAAGATAGGAAATGTCCGGATGGCCAGTTGGTCGCGGTTCATTGTTTAGGTCGTTTCGGTACCGAAAAAGCAATTCCGTCATTGGTCAAGGTTTTCCAAAAGGAATCAAACTCTTCGAGTAGGTTAAAACAGTATTCTGCTGTCGCACTTGGAGAGATCGGTCCGGCATCCCAAGCTGTACTGCCTCATTTGCAAAGTATCGTTGAAGAACTCGAAGAAGAACTCGAAAAAGTCGACTCAAAGCACCAAGACAAATCGTACTTTTCCATTTCGAGTGAATTGCAGTTCGAACTTGGACAATATCGAGAAGCCATTATGAAAATCGAGTCGCGCAAATAA
- the rplM gene encoding 50S ribosomal protein L13, giving the protein MQTVQKTTVAKKEEVVADWYLVDAKDAIVGRLATRIAVVLMGKHKPIYTPHVDCGDFVVVTNCDRVRFSGKKLSHDENPNFTKKMATKEYDYYTGYPGGHRVNTGAELLEQKPTKILEEAVRRMLPKNKLGRKMLKKLKLYAGSSHPHQAQSPQDLPS; this is encoded by the coding sequence GTGCAGACGGTACAAAAAACAACAGTAGCGAAAAAAGAAGAGGTTGTCGCAGATTGGTATCTGGTCGACGCTAAGGATGCGATTGTCGGTCGACTCGCGACTCGGATTGCAGTGGTTCTCATGGGGAAGCACAAACCAATCTATACGCCTCATGTTGATTGCGGTGACTTCGTTGTCGTAACGAATTGCGATCGAGTACGTTTCAGCGGAAAAAAACTCTCGCACGACGAAAATCCTAACTTCACCAAGAAGATGGCGACCAAAGAGTACGACTATTACACTGGATATCCCGGTGGTCATCGTGTCAACACTGGTGCCGAGCTACTTGAGCAGAAGCCTACGAAGATTTTGGAAGAGGCCGTTCGTCGGATGCTCCCCAAGAACAAGTTGGGCCGCAAAATGCTGAAGAAATTGAAATTATATGCAGGGTCAAGTCACCCGCATCAGGCTCAATCGCCTCAAGACCTGCCTTCCTAG
- a CDS encoding AAA family ATPase, translated as MVETDPVRSDLLKLANDLPYFARSSKPVGAILAEARTRLQQIEQSVERDEPFNRITAEELASGNFDLTYLIDGVLVKDQPAGLVAPKKSLKTNISIDLAISLATGGKFLGYFRVAEPKRMAIFSGESGMATIQETALRVSDAAGIALNETGIIFSDTVPSFGDSLNMEAFRRFLKADGIEVVIVDPVYLCLPCDVNPANLFDIGRMLRNVNDVCQDVGATPVLVHHLKKTVANPFVPGQLEDIGWAGFQEFFRQWMLINRREPYEPGTGQHRLWFSTGGSAGHSCLVDLDDVFEGEFNPHTGQPRVWEVNVVKPKEVISAEADRREEAKERKAEIRTTARIGRSRKKMLAAMKKHPSGESLTALADLSGLSRNRAKEAIEVLIESDEAETCKVIKGRNKREIDGYKLANFDGQSVDPDTRTK; from the coding sequence GTGGTAGAAACCGATCCAGTTCGCTCTGACCTCCTGAAACTGGCCAACGACCTCCCGTACTTTGCGAGATCATCGAAACCAGTCGGTGCCATTCTTGCAGAAGCAAGAACGAGACTCCAGCAGATTGAGCAATCGGTTGAACGAGACGAGCCATTTAACCGCATCACTGCGGAAGAGTTGGCCAGTGGAAACTTTGATCTGACGTACCTGATCGATGGCGTCCTGGTGAAGGATCAACCAGCTGGACTGGTCGCTCCGAAGAAGTCGCTCAAGACAAACATCAGTATCGATCTGGCCATTTCGTTGGCCACTGGTGGGAAGTTTCTCGGTTACTTCCGTGTCGCTGAACCAAAACGGATGGCCATCTTTTCTGGTGAATCAGGGATGGCCACCATTCAGGAAACGGCGCTGCGGGTCAGTGATGCAGCTGGCATCGCACTTAATGAAACCGGAATCATCTTCAGTGACACAGTGCCAAGCTTTGGTGACTCGCTCAACATGGAGGCGTTTCGCCGATTCCTGAAAGCGGATGGTATTGAGGTCGTGATCGTTGATCCGGTTTATCTCTGCCTGCCATGCGACGTTAATCCAGCGAACTTGTTCGACATCGGTCGCATGCTGCGAAACGTGAATGATGTTTGCCAGGATGTCGGTGCTACACCAGTATTGGTCCACCATTTGAAAAAGACAGTGGCCAACCCATTTGTTCCTGGCCAACTGGAAGATATCGGGTGGGCAGGGTTTCAGGAGTTCTTTCGCCAGTGGATGCTGATCAATCGTCGGGAACCGTACGAACCAGGGACTGGCCAACATCGTCTCTGGTTCTCCACAGGCGGTTCTGCTGGCCATTCCTGTTTGGTTGACCTTGATGATGTCTTCGAGGGTGAATTCAACCCACACACTGGCCAACCACGCGTCTGGGAGGTCAACGTGGTTAAGCCGAAAGAAGTCATCAGTGCAGAGGCAGATCGACGCGAAGAAGCCAAGGAGAGAAAAGCGGAGATTAGAACCACAGCACGGATTGGACGATCCCGCAAAAAGATGCTCGCTGCGATGAAGAAGCATCCGAGCGGGGAATCGCTCACCGCACTGGCCGACTTATCTGGCCTATCCAGAAATCGAGCGAAGGAAGCGATTGAGGTCTTAATCGAATCTGACGAGGCCGAGACCTGCAAAGTGATCAAAGGCCGGAACAAGCGAGAGATTGATGGATACAAACTGGCCAATTTTGATGGCCAATCCGTTGACCCGGACACCCGGACAAAATGA
- the rpmA gene encoding 50S ribosomal protein L27: MAHKKGQGSTRNGRDSNAQRRGIKKFGGQSVIAGNILARQCGTKWHPGKNVGMGRDYTLFALTDGTVHFDRKGRRMNIIPVEQETSAASEN, translated from the coding sequence ATGGCACATAAAAAAGGACAGGGTTCGACAAGGAACGGTCGAGACTCAAACGCCCAGCGACGTGGAATTAAGAAATTCGGTGGACAATCTGTCATTGCCGGGAACATTCTCGCACGTCAGTGCGGAACCAAATGGCATCCCGGTAAAAATGTCGGCATGGGAAGAGACTACACTCTTTTCGCCTTGACCGATGGGACTGTGCATTTTGATCGCAAGGGACGCAGAATGAACATTATTCCTGTCGAACAGGAAACTTCTGCTGCCTCCGAAAATTAA